In a genomic window of Scyliorhinus torazame isolate Kashiwa2021f chromosome 5, sScyTor2.1, whole genome shotgun sequence:
- the LOC140419070 gene encoding uncharacterized protein, with protein MEGKSIVHSGEKPYSCCVCGQGFARSSGLTRHTEEKLWKCGDCGKGFTYPSQLETHRRSHTGERPFTCSKCGKGFIQLAALRSHQRLHTGERPFTCSKCGKGFIQLAALRSHQRVHTGESPFTCSKCGKGFIQLAALRRHQRVHTGERPFTCSQCGKGFTQLSHLLRHQRVHTEERPFQCPDCGKCYKSSGNLMYHQRIHTDEKPFRCSDCGTGFRHSSHLTVHQRIHTGERPFACAKCGKAFTESSNLQKHQRVHTDERPFQCPDCGKCYKSSWELMYHQRVHTDERPFRCSHCGTGFRRSSDLTVHQRTHTGERPFTCSECGKGFTQSSALSTHQRVHTGERPFTCSECGKGFTTSPNLLKHQRGHK; from the coding sequence atggaaggaaaaagcatcgttcacagtggggagaaaccgtactcgtgttgtgtgtgtggacaaggatttgctcgatcatcaggcctcacgagacacactgaggagaaactgtggaaatgtggggactgtgggaaaggattcacttacccatcccagctggaaactcatcgacgcagtcacactggggagagaccattcacctgctccaagtgtgggaagggatttattcagtTAGCGGCCCTGCGGagtcaccagcgacttcacactggggagagaccgttcacctgctccaagtgtgggaagggatttattcagtTAGCGGCCCTgcggagtcaccagcgagttcacactggggagagtccgttcacctgctccaagtgtgggaagggatttattcagttagcggccctgcggagacaccagcgggttcacactggggagagaccattcacctgctctcagtgtgggaagggatttactcagttatcccacctgctgagacaccagcgagttcacactgaggagagaccgtttcagtgtccagactgcgggaagtgctacaaaagttctgggaatctgatgtaccatcaacgtattcacactgacgagaaaccgttcaggtgctctgattgcgggactgggttcagacactcatctcacctcactgtacatcagcgaattcacactggggagaggccattcgcctgcgccaagtgtgggaaggcattcactgagtcatccaacctgcagaagcaccagcgagttcacactgatgagagaccgtttcaatgtccagactgcgggaagtgctataaaagttcttgggaactgatgtaccatcaacgtgttcacactgacgagagaccgttcaggtgctctcactgcgggactgggttcagacgatcatctgacctcactgtacatcagcgaactcacactggggagagaccattcacctgctccgagtgtgggaagggattcactcagtcatctgctctgtccacacaccagcgagttcatactggggagagaccgttcacctgctccgagtgtgggaagggattcactacttcacccaacctgctgaaacaccaacgaggccacaagtaa